One genomic segment of Arachis duranensis cultivar V14167 chromosome 4, aradu.V14167.gnm2.J7QH, whole genome shotgun sequence includes these proteins:
- the LOC107485009 gene encoding receptor-like protein 39 has translation MRLITNIDASTTTSQCLSHQQFMLLNMKHNLIYNPSKSTKLVHWNQSGVVDCCQWNGVSCNNGHVIGLDLSQESISGGLHNSSSLFNFEHLHSLNLAFNNFGSFIPSDIVKLKNLRHLNLSNAGFCGQIPKGIFQIQTLKTLDVSNNEELEGSLPEFSQHGQLDTLILSNTNFFGQLVSSISNLKQLSTLDLSNCQFNGTLPDSLSELTNLVYLDLSYNRFSGPLPSFNKSKNLQYLSLLQNELTGTILSTQWEELLNLCIINLGDNFFSGKIPKSLFTIPSLQEVTLSDNGFEGLLDEFQNATASTLELVDLSINKLEGPIPLSLFGLKRLSLLNLSSNKFNGTIHLDTIHKKLPYLRVLGLSNNKLSVEIADEDPSLSFFPNLTNVLLASCNLKKFPSFLKNQPKLFDLDLSNNLIQGPIPNWIWKFDSMVSLNLSNNLLTDLEGPLENPNSSLLMIDLHSNQIRGSIPYFTKYVVHLDFSNNEFSFIPPNIEKYLPFLFYLSLTNNSFHGKIPESFCNCSSIRMLDLSHNNFDGPIPKCLIARNNTLRLLNLAGNKLTGHIYDTIFSSTCNLRYLDLNANLLRGTVPNSLANCQKLEVLNLGNNSLSDEFPCFLGNITTLQVLVLRSNKLHGPIDCSHNTSHWKMLRVVDLASNKFVGTLPGKLLQSWTAMMDDGNYTKENGIYLYFNMYDFGHYIRYKDMLALINIAIVKRLAKIFANDPPYIFDDMLNYAIKGNQLPYGGTYLDSVTVVNKGMQMKLVKIFSIFTSLDFSSNQFEGPIPEELMSLKALNVLNMSHNAFSGHIPSSLGDLTALESLDLSNNTLFGEIPTEISSLTFLAVLNLSFNHLEGKIPTGTQIQSFDIYSFEGNEGLCGPPLTNNCGDDGVQGLPQTPSASSETHNSIDWNFLSAELGFTFGIGVIILPLIFWKKWRLWYWKHLDDLLWRIIPQLDFVYEQHGQHKYKTLRWISA, from the coding sequence ATGAGGTTGATTACCAATATCGATGCATCTACTACTACAAGCCAATGCCTAAGTCATCAACAATTCATGTTGCTAAACATGAAGCACAACCTCATATACAACCCTTCCAAATCAACAAAACTTGTTCATTGGAATCAAAGTGGTGTTGTTGATTGCTGTCAATGGAATGGAGTATCATGCAACAATGGTCATGTCATTGGCCTTGACTTGAGTCAAGAATCTATTTCTGGAGGTCTACACAATTCTTCAAGTCTGTTCAACTTTGAACATCTGCATAGCTTGAATTTGGCTTTCAACAACTTTGGCTCTTTCATACCATCAGATATTGTAAAGCTGAAGAATTTGAGGCATTTGAACTTATCTAATGCTGGATTTTGCGGCCAAATTCCAAAGGGTATCTTCCAAATTCAAACTCTGAAGACGCTTGATGTATCAAACAATGAAGAACTTGAGGGATCCTTACCAGAATTCTCACAACATGGACAACTTGACACGTTGATTCTCAGcaacacaaatttttttggaCAGTTAGTAAGTTCTATTTCCAATTTGAAGCAGTTGTCAACTTTAGATCTTTCTAACTGTCAATTCAATGGGACACTTCCTGATTCTTTATCTGAACTCACCAATTTGGTGTATCTAGACTTGTCATACAATAGATTCAGTGGTCCTCTTCCATCTTTCAATAAGTCCAAGAATCTCCAATATTTGTCTCTTCTTCAAAATGAACTGACTGGAACAATTCTTTCTACTCAATGGGAAGAACTTTTGAACCTCTGCATAATCAATTTAGGAGATAACTTCTTCAGTGGTAAGATTCCCAAAAGTCTCTTTACAATTCCATCACTACAAGAAGTTACTCTATCTGATAATGGTTTTGAGGGTCTCTTGGATGAATTCCAAAATGCAACAGCTTCCACATTAGAGTTGGTTGATTTGAGTATCAACAAATTAGAAGGGCCTATTCCTTTGTCTTTATTTGGTCTTAAAAGACTTAGCCTCCTCAATCTTTCATCCAATAAATTCAATGGAACTATACATCTagatacaattcacaaaaaattgCCATATCTACGTGTATTAGGCctttcaaataataaattgtCAGTTGAAATAGCTGATGAGGATCCTAGTCTTTCATTCTTCCCTAACCTGACAAATGTATTGTTGGCTTCTTGCAATTTAAAGAAATTCCCAAGTTTCTTGAAGAATCAACCCAAGTTATTTGATTTAGACCTATCCAACAACTTGATTCAAGGACCAATACCTAATTGGATTTGGAAATTTGATTCCATGGTTTCCCTAAATCTTTCCAACAATCTTCTCACAGATTTGGAAGGTCCTTTGGAAAATCCCAATTCAAGTCTTTTGATGATTGATCTTCACTCCAACCAAATTCGCGGGTCAATTCCATATTTCACAAAATACGTTGTACATTTGGACTTCTCAAACAATGAATTCAGCTTTATCCCACCTAACATTGAAAAGTACCTTCCCTTCTTGTTTTACCTCTCCTTAACAAACAACAGCTTTCATGGAAAAATCCCTGAATCCTTTTGTAACTGTTCTTCTATTAGAATGCTTGATCTTTCACATAATAACTTTGATGGTCCCATTCCCAAGTGTTTGATAGCAAGAAATAATACTCTTAGATTACTGAATCTTGCTGGAAACAAACTCACAGGTCATATATATGACACAATATTCTCAAGTACATGTAATTTAAGGTATCTTGATCTTAATGCAAATCTACTTAGAGGTACCGTACCGAATTCACTAGCCAATTGCCAAAAGCTAGAGGTACTAAACTTGGGAAACAATAGTTTGAGTGATGAATTTCCTTGCTTCTTGGGCAACATTACCACCCTGCAAGTACTAGTTTTGAGGTCGAACAAACTGCATGGACCTATTGATTGCAGCCATAACACAAGTCATTGGAAGATGCTTCGTGTTGTTGATCTAGCCTCGAATAAATTCGTCGGCACACTACCTGGAAAACTCTTGCAAAGTTGGACAGCTATGATGGATGATGGAAATTACACAAAGGAGAATGGAATCTACTTGTATTTTAACATGTATGATTTTGGTCATTATATTCGTTACAAGGATATGTTAGCACTCATCAACATTGCTATTGTCAAAAGATTGGCCAAGATATTTGCAAATGACCCTCCTTATATATTTGATGACATGTTGAATTATGCTATCAAAGGCAATCAATTGCCGTATGGTGGAACCTACTTGGATTCAGTTACAGTTGTCAACAAAGGGATGCAAATGAAGTTGGTCAAAATTTTCTCAATCTTCACTTCCTTGGATTTCTCATCCAACCAATTTGAAGGTCCAATACCAGAAGAGCTTATGAGTTTGAAAGCTCTGAATGTACTTAACATGTCACACAATGCTTTCTCTGGCCACATTCCATCATCCTTAGGAGATTTAACTGCGCTCGAGTCTTTAGACCTATCAAATAACACTTTGTTTGGAGAGATTCCAACAGAGATTTCAAGTTTAACTTTCCTTGCAGTGTTGAATCTCTCCTTCAATCATTTGGAGGGAAAAATTCCAACAGGAACACAAATTCAATCTTTTGATATCTATTCCTTTGAAGGCAATGAAGGTTTATGTGGACCTCCTCTAACTAATAATTGTGGTGATGATGGAGTTCAAGGGTTGCCACAAACACCATCAGCATCTTCTGAAACACATAACTCAATTGATTGGAATTTCTTAAGTGCTGAATTGGGATTCACTTTTGGGATTGGTGTTATCATTCTTCCCCTTATCTTCTGGAAGAAATGGAGATTGTGGTATTGGAAGCATTTGGATGATTTGCTTTGGAGGATCATTCCTCAGCTTGATTTTGTATATGAACAACATGGGCAACACAAGTACAAAACTCTAAGGTGGATATCTGCATGA